The following are encoded in a window of Colius striatus isolate bColStr4 chromosome 25, bColStr4.1.hap1, whole genome shotgun sequence genomic DNA:
- the LOC104561438 gene encoding scaffold attachment factor B1 — MAESQSAAGLGDFTSLGGAAALGLEPETRRLSELRVIDLRAELKRRNLDSGGNKSVLMERLRKAIEDEGGDPDEIPVASELTNKRTPKRTGKGRKPEEEGIEDNGLEENSRDGQEDIEASLDTLQDIDMMDISVLDEAEIDNGSAVDCGEDYSPDNILDSLSDNKDSVEAEMKELPDQLTENEEDYDEIENSLDASSSDLIEMKKMEKLHLDPENEKILDILGETCKSEVLNEETSEAERPHAQEASNVVPGKRLAEEEDALAAAQLEEEALDLDSKSAQAMARKEAKRLVVAKGGETSEQTIEEEKPDSDSLVVESPSDQSSKRSQGLEASSGEPAEKGAGPEGQDSKEDGKQTEDKANSEESPATKESSASEGADQKKSPVEEDRDAKIISKDEKGRTASGSGRNFWVSGLASTTRATDLKNLFSKYGKVVGAKVVTNARSPGARCYGFVTMSTAEEATKCITHLHKTELHGKIISVEKAKNEPAGKKPGEKKENEARKETASERSGSAKRDEKSDQKDDPKKTEDKDEKEKKDKDELKSGSSDQSKTKSGSKGSERTVVMDKSKGEPVISVKTSTTSKDRSIKSQDRKSESRERQGIVPFDKIKAQRKLREAEQRRTRERRERQQHLQTIREREERERLEIARERLEIERQRLERERMERERLERERMHIEHERRREQDRIQREREELRRQHEQLRYEQERRSALRRPYDIDGRRDDPYWPEAKRMAMNDRYHSDFSRQDRFHDFDHRDRGRYQDHSIDRRDGSRTMMGDRDGQHYPDERHGGPDRHSRDSRESWGSYGSDRRMSESRGIPPQSRDGRDWGDHGRKFEGHQDRSWQSSVDGGMMGRDHERWQGGGRGRPGHVMHRGGMSGRGGFIQGGNQSQMMHGGGMQGEGFAGQERANRPNDPRFNRRY, encoded by the exons ATGGCGGAGAGTCAATcagcggccgggctgggggACTTCACATCCCTTGGTGGAGCCGCGGCTCTCGGCTTAGAACCCGAAACGCGGCGGCTGAGCGAGCTGCGAGTCATCGACCTGCGGGCCGAGCTCAAACGCCGTAACTTAGACAGCGGCGGCAACAAGAGCGTTCTGATGGAGCGGCTGAGGAAG gccattgaggatgaaggagGAGATCCCGATGAAATTCCTGTGGCCTCAGAACTGACCAACAAGAGAACACCAAAAAGAACAGGCAAAG GAAGGAAACCAGAAGAAGAAGGTATTGAAGACAATGGACTAGAAGAAAACTCTAGGGATGGACAA gaggATATTGAGGCAAGTCTGGATACCTTGCAAGATATTGACATGATGGATATTAGTGTTTtagatgaagctgaaatagaCAACGGCAGTGCTGTAGACTGTGGAGAAGACTATAGTCCAGATAATATTCTCGACTCTCTATCTGATAATAAAGACAGTGTTgaagcagaaatgaaagaacTTCCAGATCAGCTAACAGAAAATGAG gAAGATTATGATGAAATTGAAAACAGTTTAGATGCCTCTTCTTCTGATTTAATTGAAATGAAG AAAATGGAGAAGCTACACTTGGATCCAG aaaatgagaaaatactcGACATTTTGGGGGAAACTTGTAAATCTGAAGTACTTAACGAAGAAACTTCCGAAGCGGAGCGGCCGCATGCACAGGAAGCAAGTAACGTGGTGCCAGGCAAGAGGCTGGCGGAGGAAGAGGACGCTCTTGCTGCCGCTCAGTTGGAGGAAGAGGCTTTAGATTTGGACAGCAAATCGGCACAAGCTATGGCAAGGAAGGAAGCAAAGCGTTTAGTTGTAGCAAAAGGAGGGGAGACAAGTGAACAGACAATAGAGGAAGAGAAGCCGGACTCTGACTCTTTAGTAGTAGAGAGCCCAAGCGATCAGAGTAGCAAACGCTCCCAAGGCCTGGAAGCCTCTAGTGGGGAACCGGCGGAAAAAGGCGCGGGTCCCGAAGGCCAAGATAGCAAAGAAGATGGCAAGCAAACAGAAGACAAAGCTAATTCAGAGGAATCCCCTGCCACTAAAGAGTCCTCAGCCAGTGAGGGCGCTGATCAGAAaaagag CCCTGTTGAGGAGGACAGAGATGCAAAGATAATCTCAAAGGATGAGAAAg GTCGCACAGCTAGCGGTTCTGGTAGGAACTTTTGGGTGAGTGGGCTGGCTTCCACTACCAGAGCTACAGATCTGAAGAATCTGTTCAGCAAATATGGGAAG GTGGTGGGTGCAAAAGTGGTCACCAACGCTCGCAGTCCTGGTGCTCGCTGTTACGGCTTTGTGACAATGTCTACAGCTGAGGAAGCAACCAAATGTATTACTCATCTCCACAAAACAGAGTTGCATGGGAAAATAATCTCTGTTGAAAAA GCAAAAAATGAACCTGCTGGGAAGAAgccgggggaaaaaaaagagaacgaagcaaggaaagaaacagcCAGTGAGAG ATCTGGCAGTGCTAAAAGGGATGAGAAATCTGACCAAAAAGATGATCCTAAAAAGACAGAAGAcaaagatgaaaaggaaaaaaaggataaagaTGAACTGAAGTCTGGTTCATCAGATCAATCTAAAACTAAGTCAG GAAGTAAAGGATCAGAGAGAACAGTAGTAATGGATAAATCCAAAGGAGAACCCGTTATCAGCGTGAAAACATCAACTACATCAAAAGACAGA AGCATTAAGAGCCAGGACCGTAAAtcagagagcagagagagacaaGGCATTGTGCCCTTTGACAAAATTAAAGCGCAGCGCAAGCTGAGGGAGGCAGAGCAGCGCCG CACACGCGAGCGGCGGGAGAGACAGCAGCACCTGCAGACTATCCGGGAACGGGAAGAAAGGGAGAGGCTCGAGATTGCTCGGGAGAGGCTGGAAATCGAAAGGCAGCGTCTGGAAAGAGAACGGATGGAAAGAGAGAGGCTAGAAAGGGAACGAATGCACATAGAGCACGAGAGGAGAAGAGAACAGGATCGCATCCAGCGGGAGAGGGAAGAGCTGCGGCGTCAGCACGAGCAGCTGCGCTACGAGCAGGAGCGGCGCTCGGCGTTGAGAAGACCGTATGACATAGATGGCAG GAGAGATGACCCTTACTGGCCAGAGGCAAAACGAATGGCAATGAACGACAGGTACCATTCAGATTTCAGTCGCCAGGATCGCTTCCATGACTTTGATCACAGAGACCGTGGCCGCTACCAAGACCATTCAATAGACAG GAGAGATGGATCAAGGACAATGATGGGAGATCGGGATGGACAA CACTACCCAGATGAACGCCATGGAGGCCCAGACCGTCACTCACGAGACTCTCGGGAAAGCTGGGGCAGCTATGGATCTGACAGAAGAATGAGTGAAAGCAGAGGGATCCCCCCCCAGTCACG GGACGGACGTGACTGGGGAGACCACGGCCGGAAGTTTGAAGGGCATCAGGATCgctcctggcagagcagtgTGGATGGAGGAATGATGGGACGGGATCACGAGCGGTGGCAAG GTGGAGGTAGAGGCAGACCTGGCCACGTGATGCATCGGGGAGGCATGTCAGG